The Penaeus monodon isolate SGIC_2016 chromosome 13, NSTDA_Pmon_1, whole genome shotgun sequence genome contains a region encoding:
- the LOC119580243 gene encoding protein sax-3-like — MDSLLAMLFVLAAATANEGGPPVIKEHPSNVVARRNDPATLNCAASGATRIRWYRDGEEVTTATEDPRSHRVLLPSGSLFFLRVATSKRDSDAGTYWCVASNSHGATRSHNATLTVATLAYDFQSQADPVVRARVGDSLALPCRPPKGSPPPEVTWLRDSHEVTNSSRVSVTQAGDLVIRQAVEEDSASYVCRARNAAGARESTPTKLTIMTPPWFEERPANVTVASGVVVELACRARGSPTPTVTWRRLDGKMPLGRAMIEDQRLVLDHVAAADSGVYVCEVESEAGIAAARATLTVIDAPEFAQRPQDIQVVAGQSARLSCKVEGDPKPLLLWRLPTQDRTALLAAGQSSGHASVADQGQALLLGDVSTHDSGAYYCWGVSSGGGVSARSEVVVVAAHPPPVIGVGPQDLTVSLGGAATFPCEAVSEAASPSISWKYRPAAHLPARELSEGGNGGRVSLPANGALILKDVRADDAGIYSCHISADTGSVEQAAVLRVEDGAQDAAPFLLPAPPSKPRLMAVNQTAVHLSWLPNSQMGGGSDQTYTVEFWRQGWEEWRVADALISQESCVVGGLTPGHTYTFLVRAVDSRGASFPSPWSDPVTTRSPRDPSLTEDEVRHVRRRLSRPAITLTDATVTAPDSVLLGWEFLALADEAVEGVLVYAVSDSGAVQVATVLGTSSSSHLMHELHPNSQYTFFLVPFWHSVEGTPSNSMSLRTPQDVPLVAPKDVRVKTREEGTVLITWSTLTPEEARGEVVGYQVSFNYNGSRTIETVANPWLEADGLMPGRLYAVRVAALTEVGPGPFTSPVLMDTGLSHIHPRRQNNDSNSPSVLYSPPQPAWLIYLLIPAVLLMSVATLFYVRHLRGKSATSNPSNTPSIYQNASLYSAHHSINMYSEQKLWRPSDYDKEINASSKKLLHPEYEYAEPRIQKIHEATEPYATTALLASSPQGSGYRSPWIHQSDDSGVQVNWTEFLPPPPACPPPRDFDLGDSSRGRKSYLEKGSPLSTSKYDNMDESEQYERPCDVAPTHCYAAYGPVSHTGNCGKFPTFNTLQALEYRRVRTDFRPLYQADPPRSNTH, encoded by the exons ATGGATTCTCTCTTGGCGATGCTGTTTGTCCTGGCGGCGGCAACGGCTAATGAAG GAGGCCCACCAGTGATCAAGGAGCACCCGAGCAACGTGGTGGCGCGGCGCAACGACCCCGCCACCCTCAACTGCGCCGCCTCCGGAGCCACCCGCATCCGCTGGTACCGCGACGGCGAGGAGGTGACGACGGCGACGGAGGACCCGCGCTCCCACCGCGTCCTTCTGCCCTCCGGCTCGCTCTTCTTCCTGCGCGTGGCCACCTCCAAGAGGGACAGCGACGCCGGCACCTACTGGTGCGTGGCCTCCAACAGCCACGGCGCCACGCGCTCCCACAACGCCACCCTCACCGTGGCCACGCTCGCCTACGACTTCCAGAGCCAGGCCGACCCCGTGGTGAGGGCGCGCGTCGGGGACTCTCTCGCCCTGCCATGCCGCCCGCCCAAGGGCTCTCCGCCCCCCGAAGTCACCTGGCTCAGGGACTCCCACGAGGTCACCAACTCCAGCCGGGTCTCCGTCACACAAGCGGGCGATCTCGTCATCAGACAGGCCGTGGAGGAGGACTCAGCCTCGTACGTGTGTCGCGCCCGCAACGCCGCCGGCGCCCGGGAGTCCACGCCCACCAAGCTCACCATCATGA CGCCGCCCTGGTTCGAGGAGCGTCCTGCGAACGTGACCGTCGCGTCGGGCGTGGTGGTGGAGCTGGCGTGCCGCGCCCGAGGCTCGCCCACGCCCACGGTCACCTGGCGGCGTCTCGACGGCAAGATGCCGCTCGGCCGCGCTATGATCGAGGACCAGCGGCTGGTGCTGGACCACGTGGCGGCTGCCGACTCCGGCGTGTACGTGTGCGAGGTGGAGAGCGAGGCAGGGATCGCCGCGGCCCGGGCCACTCTCACCGTGATCGACGCCCCCGAGTTCGCTCAGCGGCCGCAGGATATTCAGGTGGTGGCTGGCCAGAGCGCCAGGCTCTCGTGCAAGGTCGAGGGCGACCCCAAGCCTCTCCTGCTGTGGCGGCTTCCCACCCAGGACAGGACTGCTCTGCTCGCCGCGGGGCAGAGCAGCGGCCACGCCTCCGTCGCCGACCAAGGCCAGGCTCTCCTGCTCGGTGACGTCAGCACGCACGACAGCGGAGCCTACTACTGCTGGGGCgtcagcagcggcggcggcgtcAGCGCTCGCTCGGAGGTGGTGGTCGTGGCGGCGCATCCCCCTCCTGTGATCGGCGTAGGACCCCAGGACCTCACGGTGTCCCTCGGGGGCGCTGCCACCTTCCCCTGCGAGGCCGTGAGTGAGGCCGCCTCGCCCTCCATCTCCTGGAAGTACCGCCCGGCCGCCCATCTCCCCGCCCGAGAGCTCAGCGAGGGCGGCAACGGCGGCCGAGTGTCCCTCCCGGCCAACGGCGCCCTCATCCTGAAGGACGTCCGGGCCGACGACGCCGGCATCTACAGCTGCCACATCAGCGCGGACACCGGCAGCGTGGAGCAGGCGGCGGTCCTGCGGGTGGAGGACGGCGCCCAAGACGCGGCGCCGTTCCTGCTGCCGGCGCCACCGTCCAAGCCGCGCCTCATGGCCGTCAACCAGACCGCTGTGCACCTGAGCTGGCTGCCCAACTCCCAGATGGGCGGAGGTTCCGACCAGACGTACACGGTGGAGTTCTGGCGCCAGGGCTGGGAGGAGTGGCGGGTGGCGGACGCCCTCATCTCGCAGGAGTCGTGCGTGGTGGGCGGGCTGACGCCTGGTCATACCTACACCTTCCTGGTCCGTGCCGTCGACTCGCGAGGAGCGTCTTTCCCGAGTCCCTGGTCCGACCCGGTAACGACCCGTTCTCCCCGCGACCCGAGTCTCACGGAGGACGAGGTCCGTCACGTCCGCCGCCGCCTCTCGCGCCCCGCCATCACGCTCACCGACGCCACAGTCACCGCCCCCGACAGCGTCCTTCTCGGCTGGGAGTTCCTGGCGCTGGCGGACGAGGCCGTCGAGGGAGTGCTCGTGTACGCCGTCAGCGACTCGGGCGCCGTGCAGGTGGCCACCGTGCTTGGCACGTCGTCGTCCTCACACCTCATGCACGAACTTCATCCCAACTCCCAGTACACCTTCTTCCTCGTCCCTTTCTGGCACAGCGTCGAGGGCACGCCATCCAACTCCATGTCACTGCGTACTCCACAAGATG TTCCCCTAGTGGCTCCTAAAGACGTGCGCGTGAAGACCCGCGAGGAAGGAACTGTACTTATCACTTGGTCGACTCTGACACCCGAGGAAGCTCGAGGTGAAGTCGTTGGCTACCAGGTCTCCTTCAACTACAACGGCAGCCGCACCATCGAGACGGTGGCCAACCCCTGGCTCGAAGCCGATGGCTTGATGCCTGGTCGTCTCTACGCTGTCCGAGTCGCCGCTCTTACTGAGGTCGGGCCTGGCCCCTTCACCTCCCCGGTACTGATGGACACCGGGCTCTCGCACATTCACCCTCGTCgccaaaataatgatagcaactcGCCCTCTGTATTATACTCACCGCCACAGCCTGCCTGGCTAATTTACTTGTTAATACCTGCGGTGTTGTTGATGTCAGTTGCCACTTTGTTCTATGTACGCCACCTGCGAGGAAAGTCAGCGACCTCTAACCCATCCAACACTCCGTCCATATACCAGAATGCGTCCCTATACTCTGCCCATCACTCCATCAACATGTACAGCGAACAGAAGCTGTGGCGACCTTCCGACTACGACAAAGAGATCAACGCATCCTCCAAGAAACTCCTCCATCCGGAATATGAATACGCGGAGCCCAGGATCCAGAAAATCCACGAGGCGACAGAGCCCTACGCCACCACGGCTCTGTTGGCCTCCTCTCCGCAAGGCTCGGGCTATCGGAGTCCTTGGATCCACCAGAGTGACGACTCCGGAGTGCAGGTGAACTGGACAGAattcctgcctccccctccaGCTTGTCCTCCGCCGCGGGATTTTGACTTGGGTGACTCGTCAAGGGGAAGAAAAAGCTACCTAGAGAAGGGGTCTCCGCTGTCGACGTCAAAATACGATAACATGGACGAATCAGAGCAGTATGAGCGACCGTGTGACGTAGCGCCCACCCACTGCTACGCGGCTTACGGCCCGGTGTCGCATACTGGAAACTGTGGCAAATTCCCAACGTTCAACACACTCCAGGCGTTAGAATACCGGAGAGTTCGCACGGATTTCAGACCGCTGTATCAGGCAGATCCTCCTAGAAGTAACAcgcattaa